The following are encoded together in the Primulina tabacum isolate GXHZ01 chromosome 18, ASM2559414v2, whole genome shotgun sequence genome:
- the LOC142533123 gene encoding carbonic anhydrase 2-like — translation MAKDTFEEAIAGLQKLLSEKGELEGVAAAKLRQLTEELEGGAAVKHSHPDERIRAGFHYFKKDKYERNPELYGQLAKGQSPKFLVFACSDSRVCPSHILNFQPGEAFIVRNIANMVPPFDKTKYSGMGAAIEYAVVHLKVETILVIGHSCCGGIKGLMSIPDDGTTQSDFIEEWVAICKDAKSKVTTEWKDLDVHEQHTQLEKEAVNVSLANLLTYPYVNEGVVKKTLLLKGAHYDFVKGSFESWNLES, via the exons ATGGCAAAGGACACATTTGAGGAAGCCATTGCAGGCCTGCAGAAGCTTCTCAG TGAGAAAGGTGAGTTGGAGGGCGTGGCCGCCGCAAAGCTGAGGCAGCTGACGGAGGAGTTGGAGGGTGGCGCAGCCGTGAAGCACTCTCATCCGGATGAGAGGATACGGGCTGGGTTCCATTATTTCAAGAAAGATAAATACGA GAGGAATCCTGAGCTGTATGGACAACTTGCGAAAGGCCAAAGTCCCAAG TTCTTGGTATTTGCCTGCTCCGACTCCCGAGTGTGCCCTTCCCACATCCTAAATTTCCAACCAGGGGAGGCCTTTATTGTCCGAAACATCGCTAACATGGTCCCACCATTTGACAAG ACGAAGTATTCTGGAATGGGAGCGGCCATTGAATATGCAGTGGTGCACCTAAAG GTGGAGACTATTTTGGTAATTGGACATAGCTGCTGTGGAGGGATAAAGGGGCTTATGTCCATTCCTGATGATGGAACGACTCAAAG TGACTTTATAGAAGAGTGGGTCGCCATTTGCAAGGACGCCAAGTCCAAAGTGACAACAGAATGGAAAGATTTGGATGTCCATGAACAGCACACACAGCTTGAGAAG GAGGCAGTGAATGTATCGCTGGCGAACCTGCTAACCTACCCATATGTAAACGAAGGCGTAGTGAAGAAAACCCTATTGTTGAAGGGAGCGCACTATGATTTCGTGAAAGGTTCATTTGAGTCCTGGAATCTAGAGTCTTGA